TATTCCGAAACCGAGGAGATCGATTCATTCGGCCTCTTTGACCGTGACATCCAGGAAGAGCGCGACGAGCGCCTCGACTACCTCATGGAGCTGCGCCGCTTCAGAACGGCGCAACCGGCCGAATTCCGCCGCATCCAGGCGCTCCCCGTCCGCGCTCGCGTCGGACGCGCCAACAAAGCCAAGTCCGGCGGCACGGTCGCCTTTATCCGCAACCGCCGCCGTGACGCCTTTACCCTCATCCCCGCCGCGGGGGACCCGCAGGACCTGACGTTCGTGGAGTGCGCCCGCGAACTGCATGCCAAGCCATCCGAAAAACCGCTGCCGCTCCCCGCCGGACACCACGAGCAGGTGCGCCTCGCCGTCGCGCACTTCGAGGCCGCGATCCAGTCCGAACTCACGGCCAACCGCAAAGTGACCTCCAAGCACACCCCCGCGGAGCAGAGCGCCCTCGCGTTGCTCAAGACGCTCTCCGGGTTCCACCTGCTCAGCGCCGAAGAGCAGCACCTCTGCCGCGTCGCCTCGGAGGCGGTCGGCAAGGTCCGGTTCCAAAAGCTGGCGGGCAAACTCTCCGCGCTCGCCAAGCGGCACAAGCGGGAGCCGATGCCCGTCGCCGCGTTCATTGACAGCGCCCTCGCCATCCTCAAGGCCTACCCGCTGCTCGAACCCTCCAACCCCGACCTGCCCGAAGCCCCGCCGGTCGGCATCACCCCCGACATCATCATCTCCGAATCGTTCGCCTGAAGAAGAAGGTGGCGCAGACATTCCTGTCTGCGCCACGGGACGCCACATGATGAAAACGCTCGAACAGATCCGTGACCGCCGCCTGACGGTTCCCCTGACCGCGTCATTGAGTGCATCGGCCGCAGCCCGGGAGCAAAGTGGCGGAAAAGCGGTAATACCCTTGAAAGAGGGTAAAATAGAGTGCAATATTACCAGCGATTTGGGTATTAGGTAATCCATATGGGTATTTTATTGGGTAGCCACGGAACCTCCCCCGAGGTCCGTTCCGCCATCCGGCTGATCCGGAAACAGCGTGTCATCCTCGACGCCGACCTCGCCCGTTTCTACGGCGTTACCACCAAACGCCTGAACGAGGCGGTCAAGCGCAACCACAGCCGCTTCCCAGAGGATTTCGCGTTCCAACTGAGCGAACGGGAATACGCAGCTCTGCGTGCGACGGCTTATGATGAACCGTCGCAAGCAACAGATGCGCCACCCGCATGCGACCATCCTTTGAGGTCGCAAATTGCGACCTCAAAGGAGAAGCGCGGCGGGCGTCGCTATCGCCCCTACGCTTTCACTGAGCATGGCGCAATCATGGCCGCGACCATTCTCAAGAGCAGACGGGCCATCGAAATGAGTGTTTTCGTCGTGAGAGCCTTCGTCCGCATCCGCGAACAACTCGCCGCCTCGACCGCGCTGGCCAAGCGGCTCGCCGAGATCGAGAAGGCCCTGCTCACGCACGATCAGGCGCTCATAGACCTGTACGAACAGATCCGGCCCCTGCTGCTGCCGCCGCCCGAACCGCCCCGCAAACCCATCGGCTTCTCCGTCCGCGAGAACCGCGCCCGCTATAGAACCGCTAGAAGAAGCCACACAGAGTCAACGTCCTTGCCATGACCCTCCAAGCCACCCTCCAAGCCCCCTACTCCCGCGACGCCTGGATCGCGCTCCTGCGTGACCTGTTCGGCCCCTCTGCCGCGCTCTTCTCGAAGCCCGCCCCCGTCACCGACCCCGGCTTCCAAGGCGTATTCACCCGCGTCCTGCACCTCGGCGACCTCCAAACAGCCGACGGCAAAACAGCCGCCCTTCTCGACATCGAAGTCGCGCCCGATCTCAGCCTGCCGCGTAACCGCGCCGGCATCCGGCACCTCGCCGCTCGCCTGATCGACGGCAGCAAGAAACAAGGAATCCTCGCCGCCTTTCACAACAGCACTTCCCCCGACTGGCGCTTCTCCTTCATCATTCGTGAGAAGTCCCTCGACATCGCCACCGGCGAGACCCTCACGCACGAAACCCCCGCCCGCCGCTTCACCTACCTCCTCGGCCCCTCCGAAACCTGCCGCACCGCCGCCGAACGGTTCGCCACGCTGCAAGGCCGCGCCGTCACCCTCGCCGACATCGAGACCGCCTTCAAGGTCGACAAGCTAACCAGGGAGTTCTACGGCGAGCTCTCCGACTGGTTTTTCTGGGCGCTGACGCAGGTGAAGTTCCCCGCCGACATCGAGAAGGACAAAGACACCCGCAACGCCACCATGACTATCCGCCTCATCACCCGCCTGATGTTCGTCTGGTTCCTGAAGAAGAAGGGCGTCATCCCCGACACCCTCTTTGACAAGGCCGCCGTTGACCACTGGCTCTCCTACACCGACGCCACCGGCAGCACCTACTACAAGGCCATCCTGCAGAACCTCTTCTTCGCCACCCTGAATTTCGATCCCAAGGAGGGCGCGCGCGGATTCGTCGAATGGGGTAAGAAGGGCGTTCTGGCCTACCGTTACAAACGCTTCTTCAAGCGCGGTGCCGCCGACCGTTTTCTCGACGTGTGCCGGGGCATACCCTTCCTCAACGGCGGCCTGTTCGAGAATCTGGACAAGGACGTCGAGACTGCCGCGCCACGCCGCCTCGACTGCTTCTCGAACGCGGAGGAGAACGAGAAGCGCCTCGCCGTCCCCGACTCGCTCTTCTTCGCCAAGGAACAGATCGTTGACCTTTCGTCCTTTTATGACGACAAGCGGAAGTCGGCCGTCCGGGTCAAAGGGCTCTTCGAGATTCTCAACGCCTACAACTTCACCGTCGAGGAGAACACCCCGTACGATCAGGAAGTCGCCCTCGATCCCGAACTCCTCGGCCAGGTCTTCGAAAACCTCC
This Lentisphaerota bacterium DNA region includes the following protein-coding sequences:
- a CDS encoding ORF6N domain-containing protein, giving the protein MGILLGSHGTSPEVRSAIRLIRKQRVILDADLARFYGVTTKRLNEAVKRNHSRFPEDFAFQLSEREYAALRATAYDEPSQATDAPPACDHPLRSQIATSKEKRGGRRYRPYAFTEHGAIMAATILKSRRAIEMSVFVVRAFVRIREQLAASTALAKRLAEIEKALLTHDQALIDLYEQIRPLLLPPPEPPRKPIGFSVRENRARYRTARRSHTESTSLP